In Janthinobacterium sp. J1-1, a single genomic region encodes these proteins:
- a CDS encoding helix-turn-helix domain-containing protein: MSTDTPGASMRAALAKQNQGAHLMAAACPSRAVLSHLTSRWAVLVLVLLLSGTRRFSELRREVGGVSEKMLAQTLDALCSDGFVLRQAYLVIPPKVEYSLTPLGREAAERLAVLVDWIEDNYPRIEQARADLAQAAPADLAA; this comes from the coding sequence ATGTCCACAGACACTCCCGGCGCCAGCATGCGCGCCGCGCTCGCCAAACAGAACCAGGGCGCCCACCTGATGGCGGCCGCCTGCCCTTCGCGGGCCGTGCTCAGCCACCTGACCAGCCGCTGGGCGGTGCTGGTGCTGGTGCTGCTGCTGAGCGGCACCAGGCGCTTCAGCGAACTGCGCCGCGAAGTGGGCGGCGTCAGCGAAAAAATGCTGGCGCAAACCCTCGACGCCCTGTGCAGCGACGGCTTCGTGCTGCGCCAGGCCTATCTGGTGATACCGCCCAAGGTGGAATACAGCCTGACGCCGCTGGGACGCGAGGCGGCCGAACGGCTGGCCGTGCTGGTCGACTGGATCGAAGACAACTACCCGCGCATCGAACAGGCGCGCGCCGATCTGGCGCAGGCCGCGCCGGCGGACCTGGCCGCCTGA
- a CDS encoding transcriptional regulator codes for MSATVATSEQTLFLLKMRGSQTAQQLAVLLDVTSMGARRQLEAARGKGLVTFEDVADKVGRPSRRWSLTDAGHARFPDRHADLTLELISQVRQLFGDEGLGKLIAAREAGSVAAYRALIDDGAQLSDRVASLAMARDGEGYMADSKAQPDGSVLLVENHCPICAAATACQKFCRSELAIFQRVLGDDCMVERSEYLLEGGRRCVYRIVPIYKTT; via the coding sequence ATGAGCGCCACTGTGGCCACCTCGGAACAGACGCTGTTCCTGCTGAAAATGCGCGGCTCGCAAACGGCGCAGCAACTGGCGGTCTTGCTCGATGTGACCTCGATGGGCGCGCGGCGCCAGCTCGAAGCGGCGCGTGGCAAAGGCCTGGTGACTTTCGAGGACGTGGCCGACAAGGTGGGGCGGCCGTCACGGCGCTGGTCGCTGACGGACGCCGGCCATGCGCGCTTTCCCGACCGCCACGCCGACCTGACCCTGGAACTGATCAGCCAGGTGCGCCAGCTGTTCGGCGACGAGGGACTGGGTAAACTGATCGCCGCGCGCGAGGCGGGCAGCGTAGCGGCCTACCGCGCGCTGATCGATGACGGCGCGCAGCTGTCGGACCGCGTGGCCAGCCTGGCCATGGCGCGCGATGGCGAAGGCTATATGGCCGACAGCAAGGCACAGCCGGACGGCAGCGTGCTGCTGGTGGAAAACCATTGCCCGATCTGCGCGGCGGCAACGGCGTGCCAGAAATTCTGCCGTTCGGAACTGGCGATCTTTCAGCGCGTGCTGGGCGACGATTGCATGGTGGAGCGCAGCGAGTATTTGCTGGAAGGGGGGAGAAGGTGCGTGTACCGGATCGTGCCGATATATAAAACCACGTAA
- a CDS encoding ATP-binding protein: MNQLISPTADRARVLLVSSATSDMRELLYVLDRHNLGTGVAGDIDAGVELAAGGTDLILLDAALAGANIDATCLRLRNATERHGVPLLLMSSSPSAEEQGRSVGAGASDYIKMPFNARDVAEKILMELALHKTHQSDPAAAPPRPVHPQTLEVNYHSILAGSPDAVLLFDIDNALLIDANHLAEKLFGMPQATLLQGGIERVFPGRQADGRASTQLLQEKMHDTLQGKIVVFRAECCHRDGHAIACEIRLMRLSVPGRQLVHARIIDLTERNLAEALRAGQNALLEMIAKGAPLVPTLERLLLLIEGQSRGVYCSVMLLDEDGQHMHSVAAPSLPREYMDLLEGVRIGAGVGSCGTAMFLGEAVVVSDIEHDPLWAPYRGMAAAFGLRACWSQPIFGQDDTVLGSFAMYYREVRSPVPQELVLIDVAADLAGIAIARMRHEQELQRHRAHLEDLVAKRTAALTLAKEQSEQANRELAAALEHLSITRDELVRRDKLAALGALVAGIAHELNTPIGNGLVVATTMAERTRALQAGLQDGLRRSELETYLAQAGEADAIVLRNLQRAADLVSSFKQIAVDRASSQRRHFLLRQFIAELMLPLSATLKGAGHVLSQDVAPELAMDSYPGPLGQVLSNLVENCVRHAFEGRSGGAIGITARASADEKTISIAIADNGAGIAAGDLARIYDPFFTTRLGSGGSGLGLHVAHNIVTGVLGGHIEAASSEAGTTFTLHLPVVAPQAGAFTGEQDEAADRR, translated from the coding sequence ATGAATCAGTTGATTTCCCCCACCGCGGACCGCGCCAGGGTCTTGCTGGTCAGCAGCGCCACCAGCGATATGCGCGAACTGCTGTATGTGCTGGACCGGCATAACCTGGGCACCGGCGTGGCCGGCGATATCGATGCCGGCGTGGAGCTGGCCGCCGGTGGCACCGACCTGATCCTGCTTGACGCGGCGCTGGCCGGCGCCAATATCGATGCCACCTGCCTGCGCCTGCGCAATGCCACCGAACGCCATGGCGTACCGCTGCTGCTGATGTCGTCCTCGCCCAGCGCCGAAGAACAGGGCCGCAGCGTGGGCGCCGGCGCCAGCGACTATATCAAGATGCCGTTCAATGCGCGCGACGTGGCCGAAAAAATCCTGATGGAACTGGCGCTGCACAAGACACATCAAAGTGACCCTGCCGCCGCGCCGCCGCGCCCCGTCCATCCGCAAACGCTGGAAGTCAATTACCACTCGATCCTGGCCGGCTCGCCCGATGCGGTGCTGCTGTTCGACATCGACAATGCCCTGCTGATCGACGCCAATCACCTGGCCGAAAAGCTGTTCGGCATGCCTCAAGCGACCCTGCTGCAAGGCGGCATCGAGCGCGTCTTTCCCGGCCGGCAGGCGGACGGCCGGGCCTCGACCCAGCTGCTGCAGGAAAAAATGCACGATACGCTGCAAGGCAAGATCGTGGTCTTCCGCGCCGAGTGCTGCCACCGCGACGGCCACGCCATCGCCTGCGAAATCCGGCTGATGCGCTTGTCGGTACCGGGCCGCCAGCTGGTGCACGCGCGCATCATCGACCTGACCGAGCGCAACCTGGCCGAAGCGCTGCGCGCCGGCCAGAACGCGCTGCTGGAAATGATCGCCAAGGGCGCGCCGCTGGTGCCCACCCTGGAGCGCCTGCTGCTGCTGATCGAAGGCCAGTCGCGCGGCGTGTATTGTTCCGTCATGCTGCTCGACGAAGATGGGCAGCACATGCACAGCGTGGCCGCCCCCAGCCTGCCGCGCGAGTACATGGACCTGCTCGAAGGCGTGCGGATCGGCGCCGGCGTCGGCTCCTGCGGCACCGCCATGTTCCTCGGCGAGGCGGTGGTCGTCAGCGATATCGAACACGATCCGCTGTGGGCGCCCTACCGCGGCATGGCCGCCGCGTTCGGCCTGCGCGCCTGCTGGTCGCAGCCGATCTTCGGCCAGGACGACACGGTACTCGGTTCGTTCGCCATGTATTACCGCGAAGTGCGCAGCCCGGTGCCGCAGGAACTGGTGCTGATCGACGTGGCGGCCGACCTGGCCGGCATCGCGATCGCCCGCATGCGCCACGAGCAGGAACTGCAGCGCCACCGCGCCCACCTGGAAGACCTGGTGGCCAAGCGCACGGCGGCGCTGACCCTGGCCAAGGAACAGTCGGAACAGGCCAACCGCGAACTGGCGGCGGCCCTCGAACACTTGTCGATTACCCGGGATGAACTGGTGCGGCGCGACAAGCTGGCGGCCCTCGGTGCGCTGGTGGCCGGCATCGCCCATGAACTCAATACGCCGATCGGCAACGGCCTGGTGGTGGCCACCACCATGGCCGAACGCACGCGGGCCCTGCAAGCCGGCCTGCAGGACGGCTTGCGCCGCTCGGAACTGGAAACCTATCTGGCGCAGGCCGGCGAAGCGGACGCCATCGTGCTGCGCAACCTGCAGCGCGCGGCCGACCTGGTGTCGAGCTTCAAGCAGATCGCCGTCGACCGCGCCAGCTCGCAGCGCCGCCACTTCCTGCTGCGCCAGTTCATCGCCGAACTGATGCTGCCGCTGTCGGCCACGTTGAAGGGCGCCGGCCATGTCCTGAGCCAGGACGTGGCGCCGGAGCTGGCGATGGACAGCTACCCCGGCCCGCTGGGCCAGGTGCTGAGCAACCTGGTGGAAAACTGCGTGCGCCACGCTTTCGAAGGGCGCAGCGGCGGCGCGATCGGCATCACGGCGCGCGCCAGCGCCGACGAGAAAACCATCAGCATCGCGATTGCCGACAATGGCGCGGGGATTGCCGCCGGCGACCTGGCGCGCATCTACGACCCCTTCTTTACCACCCGGCTCGGCTCGGGCGGCTCGGGCCTGGGCCTGCACGTGGCGCACAATATCGTCACCGGCGTGCTCGGTGGCCATATCGAGGCGGCCAGCAGCGAGGCCGGCACCACGTTTACCTTGCACCTGCCGGTCGTCGCGCCACAGGCCGGCGCCTTCACTGGAGAACAAGATGAAGCAGCTGATCGCCGCTAG
- a CDS encoding NF038122 family metalloprotease → MKARSFFLCLAASLPLTCLAAPIFNLQYVPGTSLQAQQGFQAAAAQWSRVLKDNVTIELTVGFNSLGNSILGQTGSSEAFYRYGDVRNALAQDVTSAYDNQALAHLPGGGDFGVLINNTANNPNGPGSAVPYIDNNGDDNNQYLYMSNAEAKALGLAPPGQSLPGCLGDCDGFIQFNSDFTFDFDPGNGIATNAIDFIGVAMHEIGHALGFLSGVDILDYNSPPLGGPYDDIEFTYVSPLDLFRYSDDSTAAGVIDWTADNRDKYFSLDGGLTRGPLFANGAYHGDGRQASHWRDQLGLGIMDPTVAYGERLVLSASDLIALDAIGWDVSLFAVPVPGTLPLLGLGLALMALLRHKNRQFS, encoded by the coding sequence ATGAAAGCCCGTTCATTTTTCCTGTGCCTGGCCGCCAGCCTGCCCCTGACCTGCCTGGCCGCCCCCATCTTCAACCTGCAATATGTTCCCGGCACCTCGCTGCAGGCGCAGCAGGGCTTCCAGGCCGCCGCCGCGCAATGGTCGCGCGTGCTGAAAGACAACGTCACGATCGAACTGACGGTCGGCTTCAATTCGCTGGGCAACAGCATCCTGGGCCAGACCGGCTCCAGCGAAGCGTTCTACCGCTACGGCGACGTGCGCAACGCCTTGGCGCAGGACGTCACCTCGGCCTACGACAATCAGGCACTGGCGCATCTGCCCGGCGGCGGCGATTTCGGCGTACTGATCAACAATACGGCCAACAATCCGAACGGTCCCGGCAGCGCCGTGCCGTATATCGACAACAACGGCGACGACAATAATCAGTACCTGTACATGAGCAACGCGGAAGCCAAGGCGCTGGGCCTGGCACCACCGGGCCAGTCACTGCCCGGCTGCCTGGGCGACTGCGACGGCTTTATCCAGTTCAATAGCGACTTCACCTTCGATTTCGATCCCGGCAATGGCATCGCCACCAACGCGATCGACTTTATCGGCGTCGCCATGCACGAGATCGGCCACGCGCTGGGCTTCCTGAGCGGCGTCGACATCCTCGATTACAACTCGCCGCCGCTGGGCGGGCCATATGACGACATCGAATTTACCTATGTCTCGCCGCTGGACCTGTTTCGCTACTCCGATGACAGCACGGCGGCCGGCGTGATCGACTGGACGGCCGACAACCGCGACAAGTATTTTTCGCTCGATGGCGGCCTCACGCGCGGACCGCTGTTTGCCAACGGCGCCTACCACGGCGACGGCCGCCAGGCCAGCCACTGGCGCGACCAGCTCGGTCTCGGCATCATGGACCCGACCGTCGCCTATGGCGAACGGCTGGTGCTGAGCGCCAGCGACCTGATCGCCCTGGACGCCATCGGCTGGGACGTCAGCCTGTTCGCCGTGCCCGTGCCGGGCACCCTGCCCCTGCTGGGCCTGGGACTGGCGCTGATGGCCTTGCTGCGCCATAAAAACAGGCAGTTTTCATAG
- the phaP gene encoding TIGR01841 family phasin (Members of this family are phasins (small proteins associated with inclusions such as PHA granules). Note that several different families of phasins have been named PhaP despite very little sequence similarity to each other.) codes for MFTNPEQFASATKALFEFQLMTFNTLTTKAVQGVEQVLALNMATAKSGMEDSIAAGKEISQARDPKAAMAAAAAQLQPGVAGAKAYKQQLDEIIKDIHTEFTTAAEAHVAEAKSNLSALIYDVTKNVPPGSENAVAIVKAAIDNAFLGYEQVTKATRQAVKTVEEQIAKASAQVAQASDKATAGVQEAVDKVTPKAAKATKK; via the coding sequence ATGTTTACCAATCCCGAACAATTCGCATCGGCCACCAAGGCCCTGTTCGAATTCCAGCTGATGACCTTCAACACCCTCACCACCAAGGCGGTGCAGGGCGTGGAGCAAGTACTGGCCTTGAACATGGCCACCGCCAAATCCGGCATGGAAGACAGCATCGCGGCCGGCAAGGAAATCAGCCAGGCCAGGGATCCGAAAGCGGCCATGGCCGCCGCCGCCGCCCAGCTGCAGCCCGGCGTGGCCGGCGCCAAGGCCTACAAGCAGCAGCTCGATGAAATCATCAAGGACATCCACACCGAGTTCACCACCGCCGCCGAAGCCCATGTGGCCGAAGCCAAAAGCAACTTGAGCGCCCTGATCTACGACGTGACGAAAAACGTGCCGCCCGGTTCGGAAAACGCCGTCGCCATCGTCAAGGCCGCCATCGACAACGCCTTCCTCGGCTACGAGCAAGTGACCAAGGCCACCAGACAGGCCGTGAAAACCGTGGAAGAGCAGATCGCCAAGGCTTCGGCGCAGGTAGCGCAGGCGTCGGACAAGGCGACGGCCGGCGTGCAGGAAGCGGTGGACAAGGTCACGCCGAAGGCGGCGAAAGCGACGAAGAAATAA
- the rlmB gene encoding 23S rRNA (guanosine(2251)-2'-O)-methyltransferase RlmB encodes MKNKMIFGFHAVTSRLRHEASSVEEIFVDASRVDGRMKDMIAAAKAAGVRVMPVDSARLDKIVGTRRHQGVIAFASQLSLARNLDELLDAVDGPPLLLILDGITDPHNLGACLRVADGVGAHAVIVPKDRAVGLNATAAKVASGAAETVPYITVTNLARTMRELKERGIWLIGTSDDGEKGLYEADFTGPTALVMGSEGEGMRRLTRDTCDILVNIPMFGSVESLNVSVASGVCLYEARRQRIALEA; translated from the coding sequence ATGAAGAATAAAATGATTTTCGGCTTCCACGCCGTGACCTCGCGCCTGCGTCATGAAGCGTCGTCGGTGGAAGAAATTTTTGTCGACGCCAGCCGCGTCGACGGCCGCATGAAGGACATGATCGCCGCCGCCAAGGCCGCCGGCGTGCGCGTCATGCCCGTCGATTCGGCGCGCCTGGACAAGATCGTCGGCACCCGCCGCCACCAGGGCGTGATCGCGTTTGCCTCGCAACTGTCGCTGGCGCGCAACCTTGATGAGCTGCTGGACGCGGTCGACGGCCCGCCGCTGCTGCTGATCCTCGACGGCATCACCGACCCGCACAACCTGGGCGCCTGCCTGCGCGTGGCCGACGGTGTCGGCGCGCATGCCGTGATCGTGCCGAAAGACCGCGCCGTGGGCCTGAACGCCACCGCCGCCAAGGTCGCCAGCGGCGCCGCCGAGACCGTGCCCTACATCACCGTGACGAATCTGGCGCGCACCATGCGCGAACTGAAAGAGCGCGGCATCTGGCTGATCGGCACCTCGGACGACGGCGAAAAAGGCCTGTACGAAGCCGACTTCACGGGCCCGACTGCCCTGGTGATGGGTTCCGAAGGCGAAGGCATGCGCCGTTTGACGCGCGACACTTGCGATATTCTGGTCAATATTCCGATGTTCGGCTCGGTCGAGAGTCTGAACGTGTCGGTCGCCTCCGGTGTGTGTCTCTACGAGGCTCGCCGCCAGCGTATCGCGCTGGAAGCCTGA
- a CDS encoding SDR family oxidoreductase — MIVITGATGKLGQHVIASLLKTVPANTIIAAVRNPAKAAGLAAQGVQVRQADYNDGASLDAAFQGARKILLISSSEVGRRAQQHQNVIDAARRAGVALLAYTSVLRADTTPLGLAAEHVITEAAIRASGLPFSFLRNGWYLENHTEHLAPVLEHGVVLGAAQDGRFSSAARRDYAEAAAAVLTAAAPQAIYELAGDDSFSLSDYAAEVARQSGKSIVYKDLPQADFKAALVSVGVPEGFAELLADSDAGTAKGGLEEHGKQLSTLIQRPTTSLADAVKTALAK, encoded by the coding sequence ATGATCGTCATCACCGGCGCCACCGGCAAGCTGGGCCAGCACGTTATCGCCTCACTGCTGAAAACCGTTCCCGCCAACACCATCATCGCCGCCGTGCGCAATCCGGCCAAGGCCGCCGGCCTGGCCGCGCAAGGCGTGCAGGTACGCCAGGCCGACTACAACGACGGCGCCAGCCTCGACGCGGCGTTCCAGGGCGCGCGCAAAATCCTGCTGATCTCGTCGAGCGAAGTGGGGCGGCGCGCCCAGCAGCACCAGAACGTGATCGATGCGGCCAGGCGCGCCGGCGTGGCATTGCTGGCCTACACCAGCGTCCTGCGCGCCGACACCACGCCGCTGGGCCTGGCGGCCGAACACGTGATCACCGAAGCGGCGATCCGTGCCTCGGGCCTGCCGTTCAGCTTTTTGCGCAATGGCTGGTATCTGGAAAATCACACGGAACACCTGGCCCCGGTGCTGGAGCACGGCGTGGTGCTGGGCGCGGCGCAGGACGGCCGCTTCTCGTCGGCCGCGCGCCGTGATTACGCTGAAGCGGCCGCCGCCGTGCTGACGGCCGCCGCGCCGCAAGCCATCTACGAGCTGGCCGGCGACGACAGTTTTAGCTTGAGCGACTATGCGGCCGAAGTGGCGCGCCAGTCGGGCAAGAGCATCGTGTACAAGGACTTGCCGCAAGCGGATTTCAAGGCGGCGCTGGTGAGCGTGGGCGTGCCGGAAGGCTTTGCCGAACTGCTGGCCGATTCCGACGCGGGCACGGCCAAGGGCGGCCTGGAAGAGCATGGCAAGCAGCTGAGCACCCTGATCCAGCGTCCGACCACCAGCCTGGCCGATGCCGTGAAGACGGCGCTGGCGAAATAA
- the rnr gene encoding ribonuclease R produces the protein MSQNTHTIPSREDILGIFRSVNAPLDPQSLGKTLQVHADSMDVLVRRLKAMERDGQLKSDASGIFSLADQSALVAGRVTSHRDGFGFVIPDDASADLFLPEKEMQKVLHGDKVMARIVGTDRRGRPEGTIVEVTYRANTHVIGRLIQENGTWVVAPEDQRIGQDILVTGSVGKAKAGQIVSVELTEQPMRFKQPVGKIVEVLGALDDPGMEIEIAVRKFNVPHIFSAAALKQAEKLPFEVRAADLKERVDLRDVPLVTIDGEDARDFDDAVYCEPVKIGRTKCFRLIVAIADVSHYVKPNDALDTDALERSTSVYFPRRVIPMLPEKLSNGLCSLNPAVDRLTLVCDAVVSEKGELKAYQFYPAVIHSAARLTYDEVAAVLGNTKGPEAARRADILPHLQNLELVYRALLKARSERGAIDFETTETYIVCNSAGKIEKIIPRTRNEAHKIIEECMLAANVCAADLLLRHKHPGTYRIHASPTKEKLTQVRTFLKQVGLNLTGGDTPTATDYQTLMQQIKLRPDAALLQTMLLRSMQQAVYSPDNIGHFGLAYEAYAHFTSPIRRYPDLLTHRAIKAILQGKKYEPKLSDKTVLNTNVSNATRKQQAKDKAEGKPKKTDLTIWDALGVHCSANERRADEASRDVEAWLKCYFMQDKLGEEFTGTITGVTTFGVFVQLDTLFVEGLVHVTELGTDYFQYDDARHELRGERTGKRYQLTDRLTVQVARVDLETRKIDLRLVTEGEVAGEEVSDKPAGGKRNKKSMVKPGPATEQRHEIKAGGANGSNGAAKPKRGKSASNTPVAAPAAAAPRAARTGSKTSKKKR, from the coding sequence TTGAGCCAAAATACCCACACCATCCCCAGCCGGGAGGACATTCTCGGCATATTCCGCAGCGTCAACGCGCCTCTCGATCCGCAGTCACTCGGGAAAACGCTGCAAGTGCATGCCGATTCCATGGATGTCCTGGTTCGTCGCCTGAAGGCGATGGAGCGCGACGGCCAGCTCAAGTCTGACGCCAGCGGCATCTTCAGCCTGGCCGACCAGAGCGCGCTGGTGGCCGGTCGCGTGACCAGCCACCGCGACGGTTTCGGTTTCGTGATACCCGACGACGCCAGCGCCGACCTGTTCCTGCCTGAAAAGGAAATGCAGAAAGTGCTGCATGGCGACAAGGTCATGGCCCGCATCGTCGGCACCGACCGCCGCGGCCGCCCGGAAGGCACGATCGTGGAAGTCACCTACCGCGCCAATACCCATGTGATCGGCCGTCTGATCCAGGAAAACGGCACCTGGGTGGTGGCGCCGGAAGACCAGCGCATTGGCCAGGACATCCTGGTGACCGGTTCGGTTGGCAAGGCGAAAGCCGGCCAGATCGTCAGCGTTGAACTGACCGAGCAGCCGATGCGCTTCAAGCAGCCGGTCGGCAAGATCGTCGAAGTGCTCGGTGCGCTGGACGACCCCGGCATGGAAATCGAAATCGCCGTGCGCAAGTTCAATGTGCCGCATATCTTTTCCGCCGCTGCCCTCAAACAAGCTGAAAAGCTGCCGTTCGAAGTGCGCGCCGCCGACCTGAAAGAGCGTGTCGACCTGCGCGACGTGCCGCTGGTCACCATCGATGGCGAAGACGCACGCGACTTCGACGATGCCGTGTACTGCGAGCCGGTCAAGATCGGCCGCACCAAATGCTTCCGCCTGATCGTGGCGATCGCCGACGTCAGCCATTACGTGAAACCGAACGACGCGCTCGACACCGACGCGCTCGAACGCAGCACCTCCGTCTATTTCCCGCGCCGCGTGATCCCGATGCTGCCGGAAAAACTGTCGAATGGCCTGTGCTCGCTGAACCCGGCGGTCGACCGTTTGACCCTGGTGTGCGACGCCGTCGTCAGCGAGAAGGGCGAGCTGAAAGCCTACCAGTTCTACCCGGCCGTGATCCATTCCGCCGCGCGCCTGACGTATGACGAAGTGGCCGCCGTACTGGGCAACACCAAGGGTCCCGAAGCCGCGCGCCGCGCCGATATCCTGCCGCACCTGCAAAACCTGGAACTGGTTTACCGCGCCTTGTTGAAAGCGCGCAGCGAGCGTGGCGCCATCGATTTCGAGACCACCGAAACCTATATCGTCTGCAACAGCGCCGGCAAGATTGAAAAGATCATCCCGCGCACCCGCAACGAGGCGCACAAGATCATCGAAGAGTGCATGCTGGCGGCCAACGTGTGTGCGGCGGACTTGCTGCTGCGCCACAAGCATCCGGGCACCTACCGCATCCACGCCAGCCCGACCAAGGAAAAGCTCACGCAAGTGCGCACCTTCCTCAAGCAAGTCGGCCTGAACCTGACCGGCGGCGACACGCCGACAGCCACCGATTACCAGACTCTGATGCAGCAGATCAAGCTGCGTCCCGACGCGGCCCTGCTGCAGACCATGCTGCTGCGCTCGATGCAGCAAGCCGTCTACAGCCCGGACAATATCGGTCACTTCGGCCTGGCATACGAAGCGTATGCCCACTTCACCAGCCCGATCCGCCGCTATCCCGACCTGCTGACGCACCGCGCCATCAAGGCCATCTTGCAAGGCAAGAAGTACGAGCCGAAATTGTCCGACAAGACCGTGCTCAACACCAACGTGTCGAACGCCACGCGCAAGCAGCAGGCGAAAGACAAGGCGGAAGGCAAGCCGAAGAAAACCGATCTGACGATCTGGGATGCGCTCGGCGTGCATTGCTCGGCCAACGAACGCCGCGCCGACGAAGCGTCGCGCGACGTCGAAGCCTGGCTCAAGTGCTACTTCATGCAGGATAAACTGGGCGAGGAATTCACCGGCACCATCACCGGCGTGACCACCTTCGGCGTGTTCGTGCAACTGGACACCCTGTTTGTCGAAGGCCTGGTGCACGTCACCGAACTGGGCACCGACTACTTCCAGTACGACGATGCGCGCCATGAACTGCGCGGCGAACGCACCGGCAAGCGCTATCAGCTGACCGACCGCCTGACGGTGCAGGTCGCCCGTGTCGACCTGGAAACGCGCAAGATCGATCTGCGCCTGGTCACGGAAGGCGAAGTGGCGGGCGAAGAAGTGTCGGACAAGCCGGCCGGTGGCAAGCGTAACAAGAAATCCATGGTCAAGCCCGGTCCCGCGACCGAGCAGCGCCATGAAATCAAGGCCGGCGGCGCCAATGGCAGCAATGGCGCGGCCAAGCCGAAACGCGGCAAGTCCGCCAGCAACACCCCAGTCGCGGCACCTGCCGCGGCGGCGCCACGCGCAGCAAGAACTGGTTCGAAAACAAGCAAGAAGAAGCGATAG
- a CDS encoding MFS transporter, producing MKNVILITAACLLALLSTIGASLPYPILPPLFAAEAPNAFNNFMGLPSKLLFGLALTINPLGLLIGSALLGPLSDRYGRRPLLMRTAVGAAIGHAITAWALVIQSYPLFIVARFITGLLEGNGAVARAMLADQLQGPLRLRAMSWLNGAFYLGWLVGPILAGATLVWGVTVPFWIAAGALMLVAVLAAVGLPRETPSLLTTSWWQVARDRHSLNLLRHEELRTLFIVQLALTCGVASFYEFYPLWLVETAHYNAQAIAWVNVGLCGTMTITSLLAGGPSRHAPLLRAGWYACAVALAIAILAMGNIWVGITAIVLFGIPNALYNTVLQGWCAERFSAHGQGAVMGLLSTTFCIANIIVALGGSLLILIDTRLVLVVGALCAAWSAWRMHGWRRHLNATDAPELKAAA from the coding sequence ATGAAAAATGTCATCCTGATCACCGCCGCCTGCCTGCTGGCCCTGCTGTCCACCATCGGCGCCTCCTTGCCGTATCCGATCTTGCCACCGCTGTTCGCGGCCGAGGCGCCGAATGCCTTCAATAACTTCATGGGGCTGCCGTCCAAGTTGCTGTTCGGCCTGGCGCTGACCATCAATCCGCTGGGCCTGCTGATCGGCTCGGCCTTGCTGGGGCCGCTGTCGGACCGCTATGGCCGCCGTCCTTTGCTGATGCGCACCGCCGTCGGCGCCGCCATCGGCCATGCGATCACGGCCTGGGCCCTGGTGATCCAGTCCTACCCGCTGTTTATTGTCGCGCGCTTTATCACCGGCCTGCTCGAAGGCAATGGCGCCGTCGCGCGGGCCATGCTGGCCGACCAGTTGCAGGGGCCGCTGCGCCTGCGCGCCATGTCGTGGCTGAACGGCGCTTTTTACCTGGGCTGGCTGGTGGGGCCCATCCTGGCCGGCGCCACCCTGGTGTGGGGCGTGACGGTGCCGTTCTGGATCGCCGCCGGCGCGCTGATGCTGGTGGCCGTGCTGGCGGCGGTCGGCTTGCCGCGCGAAACGCCATCCTTGCTCACGACCTCGTGGTGGCAGGTGGCGCGCGACCGCCATTCGCTGAACCTGCTGCGCCACGAAGAGCTGCGCACCCTGTTCATCGTGCAACTGGCACTGACCTGCGGCGTGGCCAGCTTTTATGAGTTTTATCCGCTGTGGCTGGTTGAAACGGCGCACTACAATGCGCAGGCGATTGCCTGGGTGAACGTGGGCCTGTGCGGCACCATGACCATCACCTCGCTGCTGGCCGGCGGACCCAGCCGCCATGCGCCGCTGCTGCGCGCCGGCTGGTATGCCTGCGCCGTGGCGCTGGCGATCGCCATCCTGGCGATGGGCAATATCTGGGTCGGCATTACCGCCATCGTGCTGTTCGGCATTCCCAACGCGCTGTACAACACGGTGCTGCAAGGCTGGTGCGCCGAGCGTTTCAGCGCGCACGGCCAGGGCGCCGTGATGGGCTTGCTGTCGACCACCTTTTGCATCGCCAATATCATCGTCGCACTGGGCGGCTCGCTGCTGATCCTGATTGACACGCGGCTGGTGCTGGTGGTGGGCGCCTTGTGCGCGGCCTGGTCGGCCTGGCGCATGCATGGCTGGCGCCGGCATTTGAACGCCACCGATGCGCCGGAGCTGAAGGCGGCGGCATGA